A window of Rhinolophus ferrumequinum isolate MPI-CBG mRhiFer1 chromosome X, mRhiFer1_v1.p, whole genome shotgun sequence contains these coding sequences:
- the HAPSTR2 gene encoding UPF0472 protein C16orf72: MEEQPKEGEAEVAEHWFSKWERQCLAEAEQEEQLPPELQDEATAEAAGLKSEQQRLWHLFQISATAVAQLYKDSGCPQPELSMWDPFQSAAMAVTSLYKESGDAHQRSFDLGVQVGYQRRIKDVLEWVKKGRSIILREDLISFLCGKAPPARPPPRSSRMPAKPPAGNPSQATTTESSSSVDVDLQPFHEAIALHGLSGAMANISVRSGAPDSPSQASDIASGVTSGGLRKSSILEDDLNPNNSEELALHLDSGGTRKRTSAQFGGGVTDSPTHKRNRLV; the protein is encoded by the coding sequence atggAGGAGCAGCCGAAGGAGGGCGAGGCCGAGGTCGCGGAACACTGGTTCTCCAAGTGGGAGCGCCAGTGCCTGGCCGAGGCCGAGCAGGAAGAGCAGCTGCCCCCGGAGCTGCAGGACGAGGCGACCGCTGAAGCTGCGGGGCTCAAGAGCGAGCAGCAGAGGCTGTGGCATCTCTTCCAGATCTCGGCCACCGCCGTGGCCCAGCTCTACAAGGACTCGGGGTGCCCACAGCCGGAACTCTCCATGTGGGACCCCTTCCAGAGTGCCGCCATGGCCGTGACCAGCCTCTACAAAGAGAGCGGGGATGCCCACCAACGAAGTTTTGACCTGGGCGTCCAGGTTGGCTACCAGCGTCGCATCAAAGATGTGCTGGAGTGGGTGAAGAAGGGCCGGAGCATCATTCTCCGAGAAGACCTGATTAGCTTCCTGTGTGGCAAAGCGCCCCCAGCTCGTCCTCCACCTCGCTCCTCCAGGATGCCCGCGAAGCCGCCCGCCGGGAACCCCAGCCAGGCCACGACCACCGAATCCAGCTCCTCGGTGGACGTCGACTTGCAGCCCTTCCACGAGGCCATCGCCCTGCACGGCCTCAGTGGCGCCATGGCGAACATCAGCGTGCGATCTGGCGCACCTGACTCCCCTTCTCAAGCCAGTGACATTGCCAGCGGTGTCACTAGTGGCGGGCTCCGAAAAAGTAGCATCCTCGAGGACGACTTGAACCCCAACAACTCAGAAGAACTGGCCCTCCACCTGGACAGTGGGGGGACCCGCAAACGCACCTCGGCCCAGTTCGGTGGTGGCGTCACAGACTCCCCAACCCATAAGCGCAACCGATTGGTCTAA